One Antiquaquibacter oligotrophicus genomic region harbors:
- a CDS encoding epimerase, with protein sequence MTQTPRKIVIAGASGFVGRYLVERHRARGTDVITVGRRDSVTWSDADALSRAVDGASLVINLAGRSVDCRYTPENRRIILTSRTETTAAMKLAIERAGSPPPLWVNSSTATIYRHAMDRPQTESSGELGEGFSVSVARSWEQTLLDGELPGTRRVALRMAIVLGQGSVLERLVTLARRGVAGPQWDTPWFPSRRRREAGTEHRFGAPWGRQKFSWIHVEDVHRMIDFLVANPDIDGAINASSPGPVDNRTLMHTLRKVLRIPFGIPVPRPALELGAALMGTETELILKSRWVVPERMTAAGFTFTYPELETAIRSILD encoded by the coding sequence ATGACGCAGACACCTCGCAAGATCGTTATCGCCGGCGCCTCGGGTTTTGTTGGCCGCTACCTCGTCGAGCGTCATCGCGCTCGTGGCACCGACGTCATCACCGTTGGCAGGCGCGATTCGGTTACGTGGTCGGATGCCGATGCGCTCTCGCGCGCGGTGGACGGAGCGTCACTCGTCATTAACTTGGCAGGTCGAAGTGTGGATTGCCGCTACACACCGGAGAATCGCCGGATCATTCTCACATCGCGAACCGAGACGACGGCCGCAATGAAGCTCGCGATCGAGCGAGCTGGTTCGCCTCCACCGTTGTGGGTGAACTCCTCGACGGCGACGATCTATCGGCATGCCATGGATCGCCCTCAGACGGAATCGTCGGGAGAACTCGGCGAGGGATTCTCGGTCTCTGTTGCCAGGTCATGGGAACAGACGCTGCTCGATGGTGAGCTACCGGGCACTCGTCGCGTGGCGCTCCGCATGGCAATCGTCCTCGGCCAGGGGAGTGTGTTGGAACGACTGGTCACTCTCGCGCGCCGGGGAGTGGCCGGGCCGCAGTGGGATACGCCGTGGTTTCCGAGCCGTCGACGGCGCGAAGCGGGAACCGAGCATCGATTCGGGGCTCCGTGGGGTCGGCAGAAGTTCAGCTGGATCCACGTCGAAGACGTACACCGGATGATCGACTTCCTCGTCGCGAACCCCGACATCGATGGCGCGATCAACGCGAGTTCTCCGGGTCCTGTCGACAACCGCACCCTCATGCACACACTCCGGAAGGTGTTGCGGATCCCGTTCGGCATTCCCGTACCACGGCCGGCTCTCGAACTCGGCGCGGCGCTCATGGGAACCGAGACAGAGCTCATCCTCAAGAGCCGATGGGTTGTCCCCGAAAGGATGACCGCCGCGGGGTTTACCTTCACGTACCCAGAACTCGAGACAGCTATCCGATCCATCCTCGATTAG
- the rpsA gene encoding 30S ribosomal protein S1 encodes MTIVTTDKAPKQVAVNDIGSADDFLAAVEKTLKFFNDGDLIEGTVVKIDRDEVLLDVGYKTEGVIPSRELSIKHDVDPTEIVQVGDSVEALVLQKEDKEGRLILSKKRAQYERAWGDVEKIKDADGVVTGSVIEVVKGGLIVDIGLRGFLPASLIELRRVRDLTPYLGQEIEAKILELDKNRNNVVLSRRALLEQTQSESRTTFLNNLAKGQVRKGVVSSIVNFGAFVDLGGVDGLVHVSELSWKHIEHASEVVEVGQEVTVEILEVDLERERVSLSLKATQEDPWQVFARTHAIGQVAPGNVTKLVPFGAFVRVAEGIEGLVHISELSGKHVELAEQVVSVGDEVFVKVIDIDLERRRISLSLKQANEGVDPEGTEFDPALYGMLTEYDEQGNYKYPEGFDPETNEWKEGFEEQRAKWEADYAAAQARWEQHKKQVAAAALEEANSTESSSSGSSFSSEGTSVGTLADDESLAALREKLSSNS; translated from the coding sequence ATGACAATCGTAACGACCGACAAGGCGCCCAAGCAGGTCGCCGTCAATGACATCGGATCTGCTGATGACTTCCTCGCCGCGGTCGAGAAGACACTGAAGTTCTTCAACGATGGAGACCTCATCGAGGGCACCGTCGTCAAGATCGACCGGGACGAGGTTCTCCTCGATGTCGGTTACAAAACCGAGGGTGTCATCCCCTCCCGTGAACTTTCCATCAAGCACGACGTCGACCCGACCGAGATCGTCCAGGTTGGCGACTCCGTTGAGGCGCTCGTTCTCCAGAAGGAGGACAAGGAAGGCCGCCTCATCCTGTCGAAGAAGCGCGCTCAGTACGAGCGTGCATGGGGTGACGTCGAGAAGATCAAGGACGCCGATGGCGTCGTGACCGGTTCGGTCATCGAGGTCGTCAAGGGTGGACTCATCGTCGACATCGGCCTCCGTGGCTTCCTTCCGGCGTCGCTTATCGAGCTGCGTCGCGTTCGCGACCTCACGCCGTACCTCGGCCAGGAGATCGAGGCGAAGATCCTCGAGCTCGACAAGAACCGCAACAACGTCGTCCTCTCGCGTCGCGCTCTCCTCGAGCAGACGCAGAGCGAGAGCCGCACGACCTTCCTCAACAACCTCGCCAAGGGCCAGGTTCGCAAGGGTGTCGTCTCCTCGATCGTCAACTTCGGTGCGTTCGTCGACCTCGGCGGTGTTGACGGTCTCGTTCACGTCTCCGAGCTCTCGTGGAAGCACATCGAGCACGCCTCGGAGGTCGTCGAGGTTGGCCAGGAAGTCACCGTGGAGATCCTCGAGGTGGACCTCGAGCGCGAGCGTGTGTCGCTGTCGCTCAAGGCCACGCAGGAGGACCCGTGGCAGGTCTTCGCCCGCACCCACGCCATCGGCCAGGTTGCGCCCGGAAATGTCACCAAGCTCGTTCCCTTCGGTGCGTTCGTTCGCGTCGCAGAGGGCATCGAGGGTCTCGTGCACATCTCGGAGCTCTCCGGCAAGCACGTTGAGCTCGCCGAGCAGGTTGTGTCGGTCGGCGACGAGGTCTTCGTCAAGGTCATCGACATCGATCTCGAGCGTCGTCGCATCTCGCTGAGCCTCAAGCAGGCCAACGAGGGTGTCGACCCCGAGGGAACCGAGTTCGACCCGGCGCTCTACGGAATGCTCACCGAGTACGACGAGCAGGGCAACTACAAGTACCCCGAGGGCTTCGACCCCGAGACGAACGAGTGGAAGGAAGGCTTCGAGGAGCAGCGCGCGAAGTGGGAGGCCGACTACGCGGCCGCTCAGGCGCGTTGGGAGCAGCACAAGAAGCAGGTCGCTGCTGCTGCACTCGAAGAGGCCAACTCGACCGAGTCGTCCTCCAGCGGTTCGTCGTTCTCGAGCGAGGGCACGTCCGTCGGCACGCTTGCCGACGACGAGTCGCTCGCAGCTCTTCGCGAGAAGCTCTCGAGCAACTCCTAA
- a CDS encoding DUF4126 domain-containing protein has protein sequence MEFLTGTGLAVAAGLNAYIPLLVLGLAGRFLDFVELPAAWAWLENPWVLGILAVLLVIEIVADKVPVVDTVNDWIQTVVRPAAGGIAFGTGAGSATAVVSDPESFFTSGSWIPVAVGVALALGTHLVKMLARPVLNATTAGFAAPVVSTAEDVSSVALSIAALLLPVLVLLGLGGLITFAVVTVRRRRVAARTE, from the coding sequence ATGGAGTTCCTCACGGGAACAGGTCTCGCCGTCGCAGCCGGACTGAACGCCTACATCCCGCTGCTCGTGCTGGGGCTCGCCGGGCGATTCCTTGACTTCGTCGAGCTGCCGGCGGCGTGGGCGTGGCTTGAGAATCCATGGGTGCTCGGCATCCTCGCTGTGCTGCTGGTCATCGAGATCGTCGCCGATAAAGTGCCCGTTGTCGACACCGTGAACGACTGGATCCAAACGGTCGTCCGGCCTGCCGCTGGTGGCATCGCGTTCGGCACGGGTGCGGGGTCGGCGACAGCAGTTGTCAGCGATCCAGAGTCCTTCTTCACATCCGGTTCGTGGATTCCCGTTGCCGTCGGCGTCGCACTCGCGCTCGGCACTCACCTCGTGAAAATGCTTGCGCGACCGGTGCTCAACGCGACGACGGCAGGGTTCGCCGCTCCCGTCGTCAGCACGGCAGAGGATGTCAGCAGTGTTGCACTCAGCATCGCGGCACTTCTTCTCCCGGTCCTCGTTTTACTCGGCCTCGGCGGGCTCATCACCTTCGCGGTTGTCACCGTGCGCCGGCGCCGCGTGGCGGCTCGAACCGAGTGA
- the coaE gene encoding dephospho-CoA kinase gives MHLVALTGGIASGKSLVAARLAELGAVLVDADVLAREVVEPGSPALAAIADAFGPSVIATDGSLDRAALGAIVFSDDSSRELLNSITHPAVWNLAEERFARADEADPSAVVVYDVPLLAERSSHRPFAFDRIVVVEAPEETRIARMIRDRGMTRAEALARIAAQATDEQRRALADLVIDNGGSREHTLEQVDALWGTLKAAAKEAPQS, from the coding sequence ATGCATCTCGTCGCTCTCACCGGCGGCATCGCGTCGGGCAAGTCTCTTGTCGCCGCTCGCCTCGCAGAGCTCGGCGCCGTCCTCGTCGACGCGGACGTGCTCGCGCGCGAGGTGGTCGAGCCGGGCTCACCGGCACTCGCTGCCATTGCGGATGCCTTCGGTCCGAGTGTGATCGCCACGGACGGTTCCCTCGACCGAGCAGCCCTGGGCGCCATCGTTTTCTCCGATGACTCGAGTCGTGAGTTGCTGAACTCGATCACACATCCGGCGGTCTGGAATCTGGCCGAGGAGCGTTTCGCGCGCGCTGACGAGGCTGACCCGAGCGCGGTTGTGGTGTACGACGTCCCGCTCCTCGCCGAGCGCAGTTCACATCGACCCTTCGCCTTCGATCGAATCGTTGTGGTCGAGGCTCCGGAGGAGACGCGCATCGCTCGGATGATCAGAGACCGAGGGATGACGCGGGCCGAGGCACTCGCGCGAATCGCCGCCCAGGCGACCGATGAACAACGCCGTGCCCTAGCCGACCTTGTGATCGACAACGGAGGTTCCCGGGAACATACGCTCGAACAGGTCGATGCTCTGTGGGGCACTCTGAAAGCGGCAGCGAAGGAGGCGCCACAATCCTGA
- the uvrB gene encoding excinuclease ABC subunit UvrB: protein MDATRAVRPFKVVSEYMPSGDQPQAISELAHRINAGETDVVLLGATGTGKSATTAWLIEQVQRPTLVLSHNKTLAAQLANEFRELMPDNAVEYFVSYYDYYQPEAYVPQTDTFIEKDSSINAEVERLRHSTTNSLLSRRDVVVVSTVSCIYGLGAAEDYLEAMLALQVGMRIDREALIRRFIAMQYERNDYAFSRGTFRVRGDTIEIIPVYEELAIRIEMFGDEIEAIFALHPLTGDVVRSMDAVSVFPGTHYAASPQTIQRAIVSIQEELAERLQQLEKEGKLLEAQRLRMRTTFDIEMMEQLGFCNGIENYSRHLDGRRPGEAPHCLLDYFPEDFLVVIDESHVTVPQIGAMYEGDASRKRTLVEHGFRLPSALDNRPLTWDEFLARTGQKVYLSATPGKYELGITDSIVEQVIRPTGLVDPQIIVKPSKGQIDDLLEQIRLRVERDERVLVTTLTKKMAEELTEFLGEHGVRVRYLHSDVDTLRRIELLTELRQGVYDVLVGINLLREGLDLPEVSLVAILDADKEGFLRSGTSLIQTIGRAARNVSGEVHMYADVITDSMASAIDETSRRREKQIAYNTERGIDPQPLRKKIADITDALAREGADTAALLGGSDGRKRAPTPNLKREGLAAQGGNDLTAIISDLNDQMLQAAAELKFELAARLRDEVSELKKELRQMEKAGHLK from the coding sequence ATGGATGCCACGCGTGCTGTGCGGCCCTTCAAGGTCGTCAGCGAGTACATGCCGAGCGGCGATCAGCCCCAGGCGATCTCGGAGTTGGCGCACCGCATCAATGCTGGGGAGACCGATGTCGTGCTCTTGGGCGCGACGGGTACGGGTAAGTCGGCAACGACCGCGTGGCTCATCGAACAGGTCCAGCGCCCCACGCTGGTGCTGTCGCACAACAAAACCCTCGCAGCCCAGCTCGCCAACGAGTTCCGCGAGCTCATGCCCGACAACGCCGTCGAGTACTTCGTCTCGTACTACGACTACTACCAGCCGGAGGCGTACGTTCCTCAGACGGACACCTTCATCGAGAAGGACTCGTCGATTAATGCCGAGGTCGAGCGACTTCGGCACTCGACGACAAATTCGCTCCTCAGCCGCAGAGACGTGGTTGTCGTCTCCACGGTCTCCTGCATCTACGGTCTCGGCGCGGCCGAAGACTATCTCGAGGCTATGCTCGCGCTGCAGGTGGGTATGCGTATCGACCGTGAGGCGCTCATCCGTCGCTTCATCGCGATGCAGTACGAGCGCAACGATTACGCGTTTTCGCGCGGCACGTTCCGCGTTCGCGGGGACACGATCGAGATCATTCCCGTGTATGAGGAGCTCGCGATCCGAATCGAGATGTTCGGGGACGAGATCGAAGCCATCTTCGCGCTCCATCCGCTGACCGGCGATGTTGTGAGGTCCATGGACGCGGTGTCGGTGTTTCCTGGGACGCACTACGCCGCAAGTCCGCAGACCATCCAGCGCGCGATCGTGTCGATTCAGGAGGAGCTGGCGGAGCGCCTTCAACAACTCGAGAAAGAGGGCAAGCTCCTCGAGGCGCAGCGTTTGCGTATGCGCACCACGTTCGACATCGAGATGATGGAGCAGCTCGGCTTCTGCAATGGCATCGAGAACTATTCGCGGCACCTCGATGGACGCCGTCCGGGGGAGGCGCCGCACTGCCTTCTCGATTACTTTCCGGAGGACTTCCTCGTCGTCATCGACGAGTCGCATGTGACAGTCCCGCAGATCGGAGCCATGTATGAGGGCGATGCGTCGCGCAAGCGCACTCTCGTGGAGCACGGGTTCCGACTGCCGAGCGCCCTCGACAATCGTCCGCTGACGTGGGACGAGTTCCTGGCCAGAACGGGTCAGAAGGTGTACCTGTCGGCGACGCCCGGCAAGTACGAGTTGGGTATCACCGACTCGATCGTTGAGCAGGTCATCCGCCCGACCGGTCTCGTCGATCCTCAGATCATCGTCAAGCCGTCCAAGGGACAGATCGATGACCTGCTGGAGCAGATCAGACTTCGTGTCGAGCGCGACGAGCGGGTTCTAGTAACCACCCTCACCAAAAAGATGGCGGAGGAACTCACCGAGTTTCTGGGAGAGCACGGGGTACGCGTGCGCTACCTGCACTCCGACGTCGACACTCTTCGTCGTATCGAATTGCTCACCGAGCTGCGCCAAGGTGTCTACGACGTACTGGTGGGCATCAACCTCCTCCGTGAAGGCCTCGACCTTCCCGAGGTGTCGCTCGTTGCGATTCTGGATGCCGACAAGGAGGGCTTCCTACGATCCGGAACGTCGCTCATCCAGACCATCGGTCGTGCTGCTCGAAACGTCTCCGGCGAGGTGCACATGTACGCCGACGTCATCACCGACTCGATGGCGAGCGCCATCGATGAGACTTCGCGGCGACGCGAGAAGCAGATCGCGTACAACACCGAGCGAGGCATCGACCCTCAGCCCCTTCGCAAGAAGATCGCCGACATCACGGATGCCCTCGCCAGGGAGGGTGCCGACACCGCTGCTCTGCTCGGCGGCAGTGACGGTCGTAAACGCGCACCGACACCCAACCTCAAGCGTGAGGGTCTGGCCGCTCAGGGTGGCAACGACCTCACCGCGATCATTTCCGATCTCAACGACCAGATGCTTCAGGCGGCCGCAGAGCTCAAGTTCGAGCTCGCCGCCCGGCTGCGCGATGAGGTGTCGGAGTTGAAGAAGGAGTTGCGCCAGATGGAGAAGGCTGGCCACCTGAAGTAG
- a CDS encoding MFS transporter codes for MAFGPFSAARSVVSPYLEVLNSPRRRAFVAAAWAGRFPKSGLSLGLILLIALTEGSYAIAGAVAAVFVIALAISGPRWSRAMDRYGVRRVLPIAAASLSVFAVALLCAITLAAPLWAWFVLAALTGLSVVDMGSVVRARWVALLSERERLPAFALESINDELVFVISPPVITIVATLAHPSLGFALGLAAGVGGYLVFALLPSPERSSQRHRGRARLHPGVFGVIGAFAAMGIVFGSFDISVVALAESEGAPVAAGLLIGVFALASVISGTVLGSRSPRRSRARRFILAAVAYSVAVPALALASNLLIAGLACAIAGLVTSPLMITGLSLVESRADHTRLTETLAYPTAAIAVGGMIGAAAAGYVIDGHAPQAGFLVAALAAVTVIASAGVGEALASRASGPGHPNDVGGLGRI; via the coding sequence ATGGCGTTCGGTCCTTTCAGCGCGGCTCGTTCGGTTGTCAGCCCCTATCTCGAGGTTCTCAATTCGCCTCGCCGACGCGCGTTTGTGGCGGCCGCGTGGGCTGGGCGTTTTCCGAAGTCCGGTTTGAGCCTCGGACTGATTCTTCTCATCGCCCTCACGGAGGGCAGCTACGCGATCGCGGGCGCGGTGGCCGCGGTCTTCGTGATCGCTCTGGCCATCAGCGGGCCCCGCTGGTCACGAGCGATGGACCGCTATGGCGTGCGCCGCGTGCTGCCCATCGCCGCCGCATCCCTCAGCGTGTTCGCAGTCGCACTCCTCTGTGCCATCACGCTGGCCGCACCCCTGTGGGCCTGGTTCGTTCTCGCGGCGCTCACGGGGTTGAGCGTCGTGGACATGGGGTCGGTGGTTCGGGCGCGATGGGTGGCGTTGCTGTCGGAACGGGAGCGGCTACCGGCTTTCGCTCTCGAGTCCATCAATGACGAACTGGTCTTCGTCATTTCACCACCCGTGATCACGATCGTTGCGACTCTGGCACACCCGTCGCTCGGCTTCGCACTCGGATTGGCCGCGGGCGTCGGGGGTTATCTCGTCTTCGCTCTGCTTCCGTCACCGGAACGCTCTTCTCAGCGCCATCGGGGTCGTGCGCGACTGCACCCGGGAGTGTTCGGAGTTATCGGAGCATTCGCGGCGATGGGCATCGTCTTCGGAAGCTTCGACATCTCCGTGGTGGCTCTGGCCGAATCCGAGGGTGCCCCCGTGGCCGCTGGCCTGCTCATCGGTGTTTTTGCGCTGGCGAGCGTGATCTCCGGCACGGTACTGGGGTCGCGGTCGCCTCGGCGATCGCGGGCTCGCCGATTCATCCTCGCTGCCGTCGCCTACTCTGTGGCCGTCCCGGCCCTAGCCCTCGCGTCTAACCTGCTCATCGCGGGTCTAGCGTGCGCCATTGCGGGTCTCGTCACCTCCCCACTCATGATCACTGGACTCTCACTCGTCGAATCGAGAGCGGACCACACGCGATTGACGGAGACTCTTGCCTATCCCACGGCAGCGATTGCTGTCGGCGGCATGATCGGGGCCGCGGCGGCCGGATACGTCATCGACGGGCACGCGCCACAGGCCGGTTTTCTGGTCGCGGCGTTGGCCGCCGTGACCGTGATCGCGTCCGCTGGAGTCGGAGAGGCCCTCGCTTCGCGCGCATCTGGACCGGGGCATCCGAATGATGTCGGTGGCCTCGGTAGAATATAG
- the uvrA gene encoding excinuclease ABC subunit UvrA, which yields MLRVIDRPPANDTLSVRGARVHNLKNVDIDIPRDSLVVFTGLSGSGKSSLAFDTIFAEGQRRYVESLSAYARQFLGQVDRPDVDFIEGLSPAVSIDQKSTNRNPRSTVGTITEIYDYMRLLWARIGVAHCAVCGERISRQTVQQIADQLMTLEPGTRYQVVSPVVTQKKGEFVDLFRELASSGYSRAIVDGEQIQLSDPPKLKKQYKHDIAVVVDRLVASDDVLTRLTDSLETALRLTDGVVSINFVDEKGDAAWRNFSEKLSCPNGHPVQLTEIEPRTFSFNAPFGACPECSGLGTRMSVDADLLIRDDSVSIADGAILPWTSAGKGLFNYFEKLLTGLAQDLDFSLDTPWGELPEDVRNAVLKGNNFEVTVRWKNRYGREMKYSTGFEGVIPYMERKYLEAETDVQRQRVAEYLREVPCPVCDGKRLKPEVLAVTIEGMSIADVCELSLVESHKFMDQLELNTRDARIAAQVLREIRLRLEFLIEVGLSYLDLMRAAGTLSGGEAQRIRLATQIGSGLTGVLYVLDEPSIGLHQRDNRRLIETLVKLKNLGNTLIVVEHDEDTIRTADWLVDIGPGAGEHGGTVVHSGSYEALMENRDSVTGDYLAGRRSIGMPEKRRPVDRDRIIRVEGARANNLKNVTVDFPLGTFTAVTGVSGSGKSSLVNDILYKVLANELNGARQIAGRHTRVTGLDGLDKVVHVDQAPIGRTPRSNPATYTGVFDKIRTLFSETADAKARGYQPGRFSFNVKGGRCENCSGDGTIKIEMNFLPDVYVACEVCGGARYNRETLAVRYKGKNIAEVLDMPISEAAEFFEAISSIHRYLRTLEDVGLGYVRLGQSATTLSGGEAQRVKLATELQRRSLGRTVYVLDEPTTGLHFEDVRKLLLVLNGLVDKGNTVIVIEHNLDVIKSADWLIDLGPEGGAGGGQVIATGTPENVAQSEASHTGVFLAEALEGSRA from the coding sequence ATGCTTCGCGTCATCGACCGGCCGCCAGCAAACGACACGCTGTCGGTGCGCGGGGCCCGCGTTCACAACCTGAAAAACGTCGACATCGACATCCCGCGGGATTCTCTGGTCGTTTTCACCGGCCTCTCCGGTTCTGGCAAATCGTCCCTCGCATTTGACACGATTTTCGCAGAGGGCCAACGTCGGTACGTCGAGTCCCTCTCCGCCTATGCTCGCCAGTTCCTTGGCCAGGTCGACAGGCCCGATGTCGACTTCATCGAGGGTCTCAGCCCTGCCGTGTCGATCGACCAAAAGTCCACCAACCGCAACCCGCGATCGACGGTCGGTACGATCACGGAAATTTATGACTACATGCGTCTGCTGTGGGCGCGGATCGGCGTCGCCCACTGTGCCGTGTGCGGTGAGCGTATCTCGCGCCAGACGGTGCAGCAGATCGCCGACCAGCTCATGACGTTGGAGCCCGGCACTCGGTACCAAGTGGTCAGCCCTGTCGTGACGCAGAAGAAGGGTGAGTTCGTCGACCTGTTCCGCGAGCTCGCCTCGAGCGGGTACTCACGAGCGATCGTCGATGGGGAACAGATCCAGCTGAGCGATCCGCCGAAGCTCAAGAAGCAGTACAAGCACGACATCGCCGTTGTGGTCGACCGACTGGTGGCCAGTGACGACGTGCTGACGCGGCTCACAGATTCGCTCGAAACGGCGTTGCGCTTGACCGACGGCGTGGTGTCCATCAACTTCGTCGACGAGAAGGGGGATGCCGCCTGGCGCAACTTCTCGGAGAAGCTGTCCTGCCCGAACGGGCATCCGGTGCAGCTCACGGAGATCGAGCCGCGAACTTTCTCGTTCAACGCCCCCTTCGGCGCATGCCCGGAATGCTCTGGCCTCGGTACCCGGATGTCCGTGGACGCCGACCTCCTCATTCGGGATGACTCGGTCAGCATCGCCGACGGCGCGATTCTCCCGTGGACAAGTGCGGGGAAGGGGCTGTTCAACTACTTCGAGAAGCTCCTGACGGGACTTGCCCAGGACCTCGATTTCTCACTCGACACCCCGTGGGGAGAACTCCCCGAGGATGTCCGCAACGCCGTTCTCAAGGGCAACAACTTCGAGGTCACGGTTCGCTGGAAGAACCGCTACGGCCGCGAGATGAAGTACTCGACGGGCTTCGAGGGTGTCATCCCCTATATGGAACGCAAGTACCTCGAGGCGGAGACCGACGTGCAGCGCCAGAGAGTCGCGGAGTACCTCCGCGAGGTGCCATGCCCCGTGTGTGACGGCAAGCGTCTGAAGCCCGAGGTGCTCGCGGTGACGATCGAGGGCATGAGCATCGCGGATGTCTGTGAACTCAGCCTCGTCGAGTCGCACAAGTTCATGGACCAGCTCGAGTTGAACACTCGAGACGCTCGGATCGCAGCCCAGGTGCTGCGCGAGATCCGACTCCGTTTGGAATTCCTCATCGAAGTTGGGTTGAGCTATCTCGACCTCATGCGCGCGGCGGGAACACTGAGCGGAGGTGAAGCTCAGCGCATCCGGTTGGCGACTCAAATCGGGTCCGGACTCACTGGGGTGCTCTACGTTCTCGACGAACCGAGCATCGGTCTCCATCAGCGCGACAACCGTCGCCTCATCGAGACCCTCGTCAAACTTAAGAACCTGGGTAACACGCTCATCGTCGTCGAGCACGACGAAGACACGATTCGCACGGCGGATTGGCTCGTCGATATCGGACCGGGCGCGGGGGAGCACGGTGGAACGGTCGTGCACTCCGGTTCCTACGAGGCGCTTATGGAGAATCGCGATTCAGTGACGGGCGATTATCTCGCCGGTCGCCGATCGATCGGCATGCCAGAGAAGCGGCGTCCGGTGGATCGCGACCGCATCATCCGGGTGGAGGGTGCTCGCGCGAACAATCTCAAGAACGTCACCGTCGATTTCCCGCTCGGCACGTTCACCGCGGTGACCGGTGTCAGCGGGTCTGGCAAATCGAGCCTCGTCAACGACATCCTGTACAAGGTGCTCGCGAACGAACTCAATGGAGCACGGCAAATCGCCGGGCGTCACACCCGTGTGACGGGACTCGATGGCCTCGACAAGGTTGTGCATGTCGACCAGGCTCCGATCGGTCGCACGCCGCGCTCGAACCCCGCGACGTACACCGGTGTTTTCGACAAGATTCGTACGCTTTTTTCTGAGACAGCGGACGCCAAGGCACGCGGATATCAGCCGGGGCGGTTCAGCTTTAACGTCAAGGGCGGACGATGCGAGAACTGTTCTGGCGACGGCACGATCAAGATCGAGATGAACTTCCTTCCCGACGTCTACGTGGCGTGTGAGGTATGTGGTGGTGCCCGCTACAACCGTGAAACGCTCGCCGTGCGCTACAAGGGCAAAAACATCGCCGAGGTCCTCGACATGCCGATCAGTGAGGCCGCCGAGTTCTTCGAGGCGATCTCGTCCATCCACCGTTATCTTCGAACTCTCGAAGACGTCGGTCTTGGCTACGTTCGGCTTGGACAGAGTGCAACAACACTGTCCGGCGGAGAAGCCCAGCGTGTGAAGCTTGCGACAGAGCTCCAGCGCCGCTCACTCGGGCGCACGGTCTACGTCCTCGACGAGCCTACGACGGGTCTGCACTTCGAGGACGTTCGCAAACTTCTCCTCGTCCTGAACGGGCTCGTCGACAAGGGCAACACCGTTATCGTCATTGAGCACAACCTCGATGTCATCAAGTCGGCCGATTGGCTCATCGATTTGGGGCCCGAGGGCGGTGCTGGCGGCGGTCAGGTCATCGCAACGGGAACGCCAGAGAACGTGGCACAGTCGGAAGCCAGCCATACGGGGGTGTTCCTCGCGGAGGCTCTCGAGGGTTCGCGAGCCTAG